Genomic DNA from Mycobacteroides chelonae CCUG 47445:
CGGTGGGATGTCGTACAAGATGACCGGGACGTTCACCGCATCCGCGACCGCGGTGAAGTGGGCAAGCAGCCCTGCCTGCGAGGGCCGCGAGTAGTAGGGGGTGACCACGAGCAGGCCATCGGCTCCGGCGGCCTCACACTCACGGGAGAGCTTGATGCTGTGCGCGGTGTCGTAAGTGCCGGACCCGGCGATGATGCGCGCGCGGTCGCCCACCGCGGCCACCACCTCACGCAGCAGGGTCAGCTTCTCGGCGTCGGACGTCACGGGAGACTCTCCGGTGGTGCCGGAGAGCACGAGGCCATCGCACCCGGCGTCGACCAGATGCGCGGCCAACCGGACCGCGGTGTCGACGTCAAGGGCGCCATCGGCATCGAAAGGAGTCACCATCGCGGTGAGCACGGTGCCGAGCCGCGCCACTGTTTCACCTGCTGTCACGGCATGAGAATACCCGCCTCGACCAAGCGGTTATCCCCCGGCGGCTGTGTTGTATCCCTCGGTTCTATCCCTCGTAGACCAGCGGAGAGATCGCGACCTCCGTACCGTCGGCCAGGGTCGCGATGTCGAAGTCACCAAAGATCGACGGCGCCAGGTCGGTGAGTTGGCGCAGACAAGCGATTGCGAGCCGACGAATCTCCACGTCGGCATGCTCGCTGGCGCGCATCGCGATGAAGTGTCGCCACGCCCGGTAGTTACCGGTGACGACGATGCGGGTTTCGGTGGCGTTGGGCAGCACAGACCGGGCCGCCTGTCGTGCCTGCTTACGCCGCAGCACGGCATTGGGAACGTCGGCAAGCTTGGATTCCAGCTTGTCCAGCAGTTCGACATAGGCAGCACGGCTCGCATCGGTGGCCTTGCGAACCAGCTCGACCAGCTCCGGGTCGTCCGCGACCGCGGGCGGCAGCACCACATTGGAGTCCGCTTCGGGCACGAACCGCTGGGAAAGCTGTGAGTACGAGAAGTGCCGGTGCCGGATCAGTTCGTGCGTACAGGACCGGGAGATACCGGTGATGTAAAAGGTGACCGTCGCGTGCTCCAACAGCGACAGGTGCCCCACTTCGATGACGTGACGCAGGTAGCTCTCATTGGTGGCGGTGCGCGGGTTGG
This window encodes:
- the thyX gene encoding FAD-dependent thymidylate synthase — its product is MAEIVPLRVQLIAKTDFIAPEDIDWSTDADGGPALVEFAGRACYQSWSKPNPRTATNESYLRHVIEVGHLSLLEHATVTFYITGISRSCTHELIRHRHFSYSQLSQRFVPEADSNVVLPPAVADDPELVELVRKATDASRAAYVELLDKLESKLADVPNAVLRRKQARQAARSVLPNATETRIVVTGNYRAWRHFIAMRASEHADVEIRRLAIACLRQLTDLAPSIFGDFDIATLADGTEVAISPLVYEG